From the genome of Erinaceus europaeus chromosome 1, mEriEur2.1, whole genome shotgun sequence:
ccccccacctctgctCAGACATCAATGCTTAGATTTTAGTCTAACAGGGAAGGAATTTAAGCAGGGGATGACACATCAGACTTGAATGTGAAGAGATGACTGGATGCTGTGTGAGAAATGGAGGTGCTCGAGGGCCACCGTGAGCACAGGGAAGCGCGCAGAAGGCTTCTGTGGGAGCtagggaggggtggtggtgggtgggaaaGACATTTAGGAAAGAGAATCACAGGAAATGGAGGTGCACTGCCATGGCAGCAAAAAGCAGGAAACTGCCAGGGATGACTCCTAATTTCCAGCTTGATCGCAGATGTTAGCTGAATGACCCCGGGAAGTTCTCAGGCAGACACCCGCCGCCCCTGCCCCCAATCCCCGAGCAGTTTCCCGAGCTAGGACCAGGGGAGAAGGGAGGCCGGGAACGGATGGGGTGTCCACCCGGGAGCTACTAGACTTTCTGGCTAGAGGCACGGGTGGGGGACACGCGCCCCCTTTCCCCGCCGACCCGAACGCcaacattctccccccccccccgccccaaccgAGTGCCGGGAGCTCTTGGCTCAGGGCCGCGTCAGGATGAGCGGCGGCCCAACCCGTCCCGGCGCCCTCCCCGCCCAGTGCGCCGGCTGGCCGGGCGGCGGCTCCGTCTACACCCGGGGACGGGGCTCGGGCCCAGGGCTGCAGGGTGAATCCAGGGACTGTGGGGTGAGTCCGGGGATCCGGGGACTGTGGGGTGAGTccgggggcctgggggctgcGGGGTGAGTCCGGGGGTTTTGGGGCTGCGGGGTGAGTCCGGGGATCCGGGGACTGTTGAGTGATTCCGGTGGTCTGGGGGCTGCGGGGTGAGTCCAGGGTCTGTGCCCGCAGCAGTGCACCTgccccgcgccccgcccgcgTCCCCAGCGAGCGCCGCCCACCCTGGGGATGTTAACAGGCAGCCGGGCCGAGCCTGGGAGTGAGGCTGCGGGCGCGGGCGGCGCGGGAGTCGAGGAGTAGCAAGTGCGCGTAGACCGGACACCCCCTCCAGCGGCTCTCGGGCCGGGAACTTTCGGGGCTCCAGGGAAGTAGCCGCAGTCACCCTCCCCGCCCGGTGCGGAGCCGCCGGCGCCCCTCCTCCCACTtccgccgccgcctcctcccgcCCGCGGTTCCGGGGCCGGAGCTCCCGGGGGGCTGGCACAGCCCCACCCGCCCGCgccacccccgcccccgccgggTCTGCGGGCGGACGAGCTGAGTCGGGGCGCGGGCACCGAAGGTAGGAGCTGGGACTGGGGTTAGGGGATGGGGCTCGGGGCTCGGCGGGCAGGTGCGGCGGGGCGCAGGGGCTCCGCCTCCTCCACCCGCCTCCTCCGCGGGCGACGCGGGATCTTTTTAAGGGAAATGTTCTGTTCTCGCCGACTCCGTCGCGGGTGGGGCAGAGACCGAGGGGCCCCTCGTGTTCACGGGCCCCAGCCGGACCTCCGCGCTTCTGGCTCCCAAATCTCTGCCCCTTCAGTGGTGTCAACAGCTTTGGCCCGCTCTCCGACTTGACCCCCTTGCCCCCGGCCCCCGGCTTGGGGGAGCCCTGGGGTCCTCCAGTGTTGACGAGCTCAGGACAGGGGCAGCTCTGGCCCCGCCGCCTCCCGCAGCCTCCCGCCGCTGCAGCCCCAGATATTTTTAGCTCTGTGACCTGGGAGGCAGCTCCGGGAGCTTTTCCCAGGAGCCGGCAGTGCTCCCCTCGAGGTTGCTCGGTCCAGTCGCACATTTCCTCGGCTCTGCTGTGGAGCCGGCGGGTCGGAGGGCAGCGGAGGATGCCCGTGTGGTCCTCAGCTCCACATCCCTTTGCTCGGAACGGAAAGCCCCGGAAGAGATGGGAGTGAATGCATCCTAGCGCTCTCAGCACTGGGGGTCAGGAATGGACCCAGAACCCGCTCTTTCAGTTCTCGACTATTGGGGAGACAATGAGAAGTGCAGCTGGGAGGAGCGGAGCTCCGATAAAGGACTGTGGGAGTTCAGAGAAGCCGGGGCCACCAGACAGTGCACCTGTCAGAGCGTAACATTTTACAGTGCACCTTCAGAGCAGCATCGGTGTTAGGGGGCTGGTAGGAAGGGAGATGATTTTCATGGGGTCGGAGTAAAGTCTGAAAATTTGGACTAGACAGTGTGTGAGGGGTTTGTCTTTACCCTTTATCTAGAATTTGAAGATAACAGGAGCTACAGTTGCAGCTCTGGAGGAAGAGGACCTTCCACTCTGAGGTACCTCGATATCATCTCACCTCCGCCTTCTGCGGAGACCTGGGTCCCTTAAGTAGCAAAAGTAGCCCTCTTATTTGGGCAGGGCCGGTCGTTCCAGCTCCTCTCAGCAGGGCATGATACTGATTTGGCCGCTGGCTACGCTCTCTGAATACAGAGGAGCCTCTTTTGTGGTGCCTGGAACTGGCGTCCCCTTTGTAGAGCGAGGAGCTGCCCTGCCTCTGTAATAGCCTTGACGTTTGTGGTAATGGACTTCGTttcaggggaggtgggggggaggttaACCACGTCCAGGGGTGTCCAAGCAGGAACCAGAAACCCCACTGCTGGGATGTTGGCTAGTATGGGGGCTTCCTAAGGCCAAACTGTCACTACATTTCACTCTCTAGCCTCTCTTTTCACTTGCTCCCCTTCTAACATCCTTTCCCAACCTCCAGGAGCTGACATGGACCCAAATCCCCGCACAGCTCTGGAGCGCCAGCAGCTCCGCCTTCGAGAACGGCAGAAATTCTTTGAAGACATTTTACAACCAGATACAGAATTTGTCTTCCCCCTGTCCCACCTGCATCTCGAATCACAGAGACGTGAGTTCCTAGTCCTAGGGAAGGGACTGTGAGGTGGGGTAAAGGAAATCTTGTGTGTCTTGGCAGTGGGGTGGGACAGGGGAGAAATCTTGTAGGTACTGCATGATAGTACCCTCCCCCCTGCTTTCTTACTCATCTTCCTCTGGACTAAACATAAAGCTCTGACTACCTTGTTGACTCCAGATCAGGGCTTCTTGAATTACCACCTTCTTAAATCTGCAGCCCCCATAGGTAGTATCTCATCTATGGAAGTGAATGTTGACACGTTGGAGCAAGTGGAACTTATTGATCTCGGAGATCAGGATGGAGCAGATGTGTTTTTGCCTTGTGAAGATCCTCCACCAACACCCGAGACAGCTGGTATGCCTTTTGTCTTGGGACTTTGGCACCAATTAGTTACAACTGGATATCAGCTCAGAAAAAGGCGACGGGAAGGTTGGGCAAGGGTAGTATATTGTAGGGGCTGGAAGTGTGTGTTCCTGCCAATGAAACAGCAACTGCTCTGATTTTAGGAAGTTAACCCTGAGAGGAAGCAGATGACTGACCCTCAGTCCAAAATTCTGGGACTGCCCAACTTCCTCAGTCTTTAATACTGCATTTGTGAGTTAATATGATTTAAGTAATGTGAAAATGTAGTTTTTACATTAGATAATTTAACCAGCTTTAGCTCTTTCAAGAATGTTAATATTTATTGAGTCTTTTATTAGATTTCTAATAGTGTACtgaaatattttacatatattatcttttttttcaatagatttttgaaatttctttattggggaattaatgttttacattcgacaatgaatacaatagtttgtacatgcataacatttcccagttttccatataacagtacaacccccactaggtcctctgtcatcctttttggatctgtattctccctatccccaccccagtcttttactttggtgcaacatgccaattccagttcaggttctacttgtgttttcttttctgatcttgtttttcaacttctgccagagagtgatgtcatcccatattcatccttctgtttcttacttattacacttaacatgaatttttcaaggtccctccaagattgactgaaaacggtgaagacaccatttttcatagctgagttgtattccattgtgtatacatatattatCTTAATCTTTACTGTATCCTATTAGGACAGGTAGATTATCTCTGGTTTTTGAATAAGGAAATTAGAATTAGAAAATGGAAAATCTGGGTTCAAACTAGCTTCTGGCTATCTGTCTCCAAAACCCATATGATAATTTATGATATATTCTCTTTCTTAATACTGCTACTGTTTATTAAGGGGACACATTAATTATAATGTCAggcattataattattatttatagagAAGGGGCAGAGTTCTTGAAAGATACAGTGACTTGCCATAATTCCTTAATAGTTAAGTAGCAGAGGTACGACTTGAATTCTTAGGATGACCTAGCTCCAAAGCCCAGACATGGTGTAGTGGAATGAAAGGAGGCTGGAGTCAGAGATCTGGATCTTACCTGGACTGTTGAAGTGGTTTTGGACAAATCCCTTGCTCACTCTGGGCTCCATTCTTTCCTGACTGAATCATCTTTAAGAgtgccctcttgtcctatggcatCAAACCCCTGACCATC
Proteins encoded in this window:
- the DBNDD2 gene encoding dysbindin domain-containing protein 2 gives rise to the protein MDPNPRTALERQQLRLRERQKFFEDILQPDTEFVFPLSHLHLESQRPPIGSISSMEVNVDTLEQVELIDLGDQDGADVFLPCEDPPPTPETAGVDGHSEELSLPVPTADRTTSRTSSSSSNSYINLHSPNPSDGGADTPLAQSDDEEEKGDEGAEPGTCS